Proteins co-encoded in one Methylobacterium sp. WL1 genomic window:
- a CDS encoding ATP-binding protein — MEHLLRRYTDGMARYVATAAEAPLLDIEELGRLAITDDISLDEIAGLHEGAALALSDRGVPINQPEIIRRMSACLSALMVSAAVAYRTKIDLLEQHRQQERDRTERDRQRLETLGQFVGSVAHELNNLLQPVRGMTELMLADLTEGRPPERADLETVEACAIQAVGVIQGILGYVRRETIAPQSLAFGAAVATSCTFIRPMLREPFAVVIRDRDTEVLALQGELTQILLNLLQNAVQAGATDMRVAVDRVEVDRVGGDWAGAGSRPRMRLRVIDDGQGMSADVAARALDPYFTTKASGQGTGLGLAIVRSMVLGWSGDLQLQSEPGRGTTVTLLLPVSAG; from the coding sequence ATGGAACACCTCCTGCGGCGCTACACCGACGGCATGGCGCGCTACGTCGCCACGGCCGCCGAGGCCCCGCTCCTCGACATCGAGGAACTCGGCCGCCTGGCGATCACCGACGACATCTCCCTCGACGAGATCGCCGGCCTGCATGAGGGCGCGGCGCTGGCGCTGTCCGACCGGGGCGTGCCGATCAACCAGCCGGAGATCATCCGGCGCATGTCGGCCTGCCTGAGCGCCTTGATGGTCTCGGCCGCGGTGGCGTACCGGACCAAGATCGACCTGCTCGAGCAGCATCGGCAGCAGGAGCGCGATCGGACCGAGCGGGACCGGCAGCGGCTGGAGACGCTCGGCCAGTTCGTCGGGTCGGTGGCGCACGAGCTGAACAACCTGCTCCAGCCGGTGCGCGGGATGACCGAGCTCATGCTGGCCGACCTGACCGAGGGGCGGCCGCCCGAGCGCGCCGACCTCGAGACCGTCGAGGCCTGCGCGATCCAGGCGGTCGGCGTCATCCAGGGCATCCTGGGCTATGTCCGGCGGGAGACGATCGCGCCCCAGAGCCTCGCCTTCGGGGCCGCCGTGGCGACGTCCTGCACCTTCATCCGGCCGATGCTGCGCGAGCCGTTCGCGGTCGTGATCCGGGACCGCGACACCGAAGTCCTGGCCCTCCAGGGCGAGTTGACCCAGATCCTGCTGAACCTGCTCCAGAACGCCGTGCAGGCCGGCGCGACGGACATGCGGGTCGCGGTCGATCGGGTCGAAGTCGACCGGGTCGGCGGCGACTGGGCCGGCGCCGGATCGCGGCCGCGGATGCGGCTCCGGGTGATCGACGACGGGCAAGGGATGTCGGCCGACGTCGCGGCGCGCGCGCTGGACCCGTATTTCACCACCAAGGCGAGCGGCCAGGGCACCGGCCTCGGGCTCGCGATCGTCCGAAGCATGGTGCTCGGCTGGTCGGGCGACCTGCAGCTCCAGTCCGAGCCCGGGCGCGGAACCACCGTCACCCTGCTGCTGCCGGTCTCGGCCGGCTGA
- a CDS encoding CsbD family protein has product MSSTTDKIKGLANEAVGNVKQAAGNVTGNDKLVAEGKAQELKGEAQKTVGDAKDGAKNLADKITGKH; this is encoded by the coding sequence ATGAGCAGCACCACCGACAAGATCAAGGGCCTGGCCAACGAGGCCGTCGGCAACGTCAAGCAGGCCGCCGGCAACGTCACCGGCAACGACAAGCTCGTGGCCGAGGGCAAGGCCCAGGAGCTCAAGGGCGAAGCGCAGAAGACCGTCGGCGACGCCAAGGACGGCGCCAAGAACCTCGCCGACAAGATCACCGGCAAGCACTGA
- a CDS encoding TAXI family TRAP transporter solute-binding subunit produces the protein MRRFGKLLLRPEIVFLALAIGLGLAAALAYWASRATVLTVAVAPRDGTEPAVIQAYAEALAKRHKEIRLTILPFDDVRDSAEALRDGRADLAVVRPDVALPDNGLTLAILRDQAMIIASPEASGITKFPDLDRKRLAILAHRDADETLIRSMLAHYGLTLAGRDITGPLPPRQVALVEVGEADLTNALTAKQVDAVVSVIAPTAPTAQRIVERVQAASRSRKVAFVDVENADAIVARMPRLQMVSMPAETFGGSPKVPEADVHTVGASYRLMARSSLPRSVAADVTQHLFELRSGMANVAPAADYVQAPAYESTAGATSARLPIHPGAVDYFEREQQSFVERYETWIYLVAFLGGGIGSAFAWVGQRLSRLRRERIEEATDRLLAIRQEVQDTEGGGRTEPERLAALAREIDDLAGDIAKHALERPTEARTLSAAAIAIDAARSTVKRALAAGRHADDATDLAGQTLTCQTLASGPGTS, from the coding sequence ATGAGGCGGTTCGGAAAACTCCTCCTGCGTCCGGAGATCGTCTTCCTGGCGCTCGCCATCGGGCTCGGGCTTGCCGCCGCCCTCGCCTACTGGGCCTCGCGCGCCACGGTTCTGACGGTCGCGGTCGCCCCGCGCGACGGCACCGAGCCGGCGGTGATCCAGGCCTACGCGGAGGCCCTGGCGAAGCGGCACAAGGAAATTCGCCTCACGATCCTGCCCTTCGACGACGTGCGCGACAGCGCCGAGGCGCTTCGCGACGGTCGCGCCGACCTGGCGGTGGTCCGTCCCGATGTCGCGTTGCCGGATAACGGCCTGACGCTCGCGATCCTGCGGGATCAGGCCATGATCATCGCGTCGCCCGAGGCGTCCGGCATCACCAAGTTCCCCGACCTCGACCGCAAGCGCCTCGCCATCCTGGCCCACCGGGACGCCGACGAGACGCTGATCCGGTCGATGCTGGCGCATTACGGCCTGACCCTGGCCGGCCGGGACATCACCGGGCCGCTTCCGCCCCGACAGGTCGCCCTCGTGGAAGTCGGCGAGGCCGACCTCACCAACGCCCTGACCGCTAAGCAGGTCGATGCCGTCGTCTCGGTGATCGCCCCCACCGCCCCGACGGCGCAGCGCATCGTGGAGCGCGTCCAGGCGGCGAGCCGCAGCCGCAAGGTCGCGTTCGTGGACGTGGAGAATGCCGACGCCATCGTGGCCCGGATGCCGCGCCTCCAGATGGTCAGCATGCCGGCCGAGACCTTCGGGGGCAGTCCCAAGGTGCCGGAGGCGGACGTCCACACGGTCGGGGCGTCCTACCGGCTCATGGCGCGCTCCAGCCTGCCCCGCTCCGTGGCGGCGGACGTGACCCAGCACCTGTTCGAGCTGCGCAGCGGCATGGCGAACGTCGCCCCGGCGGCCGACTACGTCCAGGCCCCCGCCTACGAGAGCACGGCCGGGGCCACCAGCGCGCGGCTGCCGATCCATCCGGGCGCGGTCGACTATTTCGAGCGCGAGCAGCAGAGCTTCGTGGAGCGCTACGAGACCTGGATCTACCTCGTCGCCTTCCTGGGCGGCGGCATCGGCTCGGCCTTCGCGTGGGTCGGGCAGCGCCTGTCCCGCCTGCGGCGCGAGCGGATCGAGGAGGCGACCGACCGGCTCCTGGCGATCCGGCAGGAGGTCCAGGACACGGAGGGGGGCGGCCGTACCGAGCCCGAGCGCCTCGCCGCTCTGGCCCGCGAGATCGACGACCTCGCCGGCGACATCGCCAAGCACGCCCTGGAGCGGCCGACCGAGGCCAGGACCCTGTCGGCGGCGGCCATCGCGATCGACGCGGCCCGCTCCACGGTCAAGCGCGCCCTCGCGGCCGGCCGCCACGCGGACGACGCCACCGACCTCGCAGGCCAAACCCTCACTTGCCAGACCCTGGCCTCCGGCCCCGGCACGTCGTGA
- a CDS encoding CsbD family protein yields the protein MNRDQIRGASRHVKGRAQSTLGGLTGDPARQVRGAVNQVAGGAQYAYGRARDRAEDLAEDGRDLAHAAYERADGLIDDGRHLAREARRRGEVYGRQAVRYADGNRTSTLLGLAALAFAAGWLTRRGR from the coding sequence ATGAACCGCGACCAGATCCGTGGCGCGTCCCGGCACGTGAAGGGCCGGGCCCAGTCCACCCTCGGCGGCCTCACCGGCGATCCGGCCCGCCAGGTCCGCGGCGCCGTGAACCAGGTGGCCGGCGGGGCGCAATACGCCTACGGCCGCGCCCGCGACCGCGCCGAGGATCTCGCCGAGGACGGCCGCGACCTGGCCCACGCCGCCTACGAGCGGGCCGACGGCCTGATCGACGACGGTCGCCATCTCGCCCGCGAAGCCCGCCGCCGCGGTGAAGTCTACGGCCGCCAGGCGGTCCGCTACGCCGACGGCAACCGCACCAGCACGTTGCTCGGCCTCGCCGCCCTGGCCTTCGCGGCCGGCTGGCTCACCCGCCGCGGCCGCTGA
- a CDS encoding CsbD family protein: protein MVDIDRITGAAKDLGGKVQSAVGDLTGSKSDSVEGRFREASGQAENLYGQAKDTVRQAAGQASTYADDAADYAEDAYERGGHYLRRGTREVSHQVAEYPLASLLVADLVGFGLGLLVSASRD, encoded by the coding sequence ATGGTCGACATCGACAGGATCACGGGCGCCGCCAAGGATCTCGGCGGCAAGGTGCAGAGCGCGGTCGGCGACCTCACCGGCTCGAAGAGCGACTCGGTCGAAGGCCGGTTCCGCGAAGCGAGCGGGCAGGCCGAGAACCTCTACGGCCAGGCCAAGGACACGGTGCGACAGGCTGCCGGCCAAGCCTCCACCTACGCCGACGACGCCGCCGACTACGCCGAGGACGCCTACGAGCGCGGCGGCCACTACCTGCGCCGGGGAACCCGCGAGGTGAGCCATCAGGTCGCCGAGTACCCGCTCGCCTCCCTGCTGGTCGCCGACTTGGTCGGCTTCGGCCTCGGCCTCCTCGTCAGCGCCAGCCGCGACTGA
- the tal gene encoding transaldolase yields the protein MTSLLDQLRTMTVVVADTGDIGAIETLKPIDCTTNPSLLLKAAGMEGLAPIVDEAVAWGKAQGGETEDVVQAVADRLAVSVGVALTKLVPGRVSTEVDANLSFNTERTLEKARAIIRAYDERGVSRDRVLIKIASTWEGIQAARVLQREGVDCNLTLLFSLVQAMACADAGVFLISPFVGRITDWYAKAEGKTFTAAEDPGVQSVRAIYAAYKARGIKTVVMGASFRTIGQIQALAGCDRLTISPKLLEELAATEGDLPRALSPESYGEPPEVPATDEFSFRWEMNESAMATEKLAEGIRQFGSDLRALHTLIRERLARG from the coding sequence ATGACATCGCTGCTCGATCAACTCCGCACCATGACCGTGGTGGTCGCCGATACCGGCGACATCGGCGCCATCGAGACGCTCAAGCCGATCGATTGCACCACCAACCCGTCGCTGTTGCTGAAGGCCGCCGGCATGGAGGGCCTCGCCCCGATCGTCGACGAGGCGGTGGCCTGGGGCAAGGCGCAGGGCGGCGAGACCGAGGATGTCGTCCAAGCGGTGGCCGACCGGCTCGCCGTATCGGTGGGCGTCGCGTTGACCAAGCTGGTGCCGGGGCGCGTCTCCACCGAGGTCGACGCCAACCTCTCGTTCAACACCGAGCGGACGCTGGAGAAGGCCCGGGCGATCATCCGCGCCTACGACGAGCGCGGCGTCTCGCGCGACCGGGTGCTGATCAAGATCGCCTCGACCTGGGAGGGGATCCAGGCGGCCCGCGTGCTCCAGCGCGAGGGCGTCGACTGCAACCTGACCCTGCTGTTCTCGCTGGTCCAGGCCATGGCCTGCGCGGATGCCGGCGTGTTCCTGATCTCGCCCTTCGTCGGGCGGATCACCGATTGGTACGCCAAGGCCGAGGGGAAGACCTTCACGGCCGCGGAGGATCCGGGCGTCCAGTCGGTGCGGGCGATCTACGCCGCCTACAAGGCGCGCGGGATCAAGACCGTCGTGATGGGTGCCTCGTTCCGCACCATCGGCCAGATCCAGGCGCTCGCGGGCTGCGACCGGCTGACCATTTCGCCGAAGCTGCTGGAGGAGCTGGCCGCGACGGAGGGCGATCTCCCCCGCGCCCTGTCGCCCGAATCCTACGGCGAGCCGCCCGAGGTGCCGGCGACGGACGAATTCTCGTTCCGCTGGGAGATGAACGAGAGCGCCATGGCCACGGAAAAGCTCGCCGAGGGCATCCGGCAGTTCGGCAGCGACCTGCGCGCGCTCCACACCCTCATCCGCGAACGGCTGGCGCGGGGGTGA
- a CDS encoding CsbD family protein, which yields MANRAKILSPEHLKASVKEAIGKLTGDTQVEAEGRRQKRAARPPKQAEPGTD from the coding sequence ATGGCCAACCGAGCGAAGATACTGTCCCCCGAGCATCTCAAGGCCTCGGTCAAGGAGGCCATCGGCAAGCTCACCGGCGATACCCAGGTCGAGGCAGAGGGCCGCCGGCAGAAGCGTGCGGCCCGGCCTCCGAAACAGGCCGAGCCGGGCACCGACTGA